A genomic region of Jaculus jaculus isolate mJacJac1 chromosome 10, mJacJac1.mat.Y.cur, whole genome shotgun sequence contains the following coding sequences:
- the Wasl gene encoding neural Wiskott-Aldrich syndrome protein encodes MSSGQQPPPPRRVTNVGSLLLTPQENESLFSFLGKKCVTMSSAVVQLYAADRNCMWSKKCSGVACLVKDNPQRSYFLRIFDIKDGKLLWEQELYNNFVYNSPRGYFHTFAGDTCQVALNFANEEEAKKFRKAVTDLLGRRQRKSEKRRDPPNGPSLPMATVDIKNPEITTNRFYGSQVNNISHTKEKKKGKAKKKRLTKADIGTPSNFQHIGHVGWDPNTGFDLNNLDPELKNLFDMCGISEAQLKDRETSKVIYDFIEKTGGVEAVKNELRRQAPPPPPPSRGGPPPPPPPPHSSGPPPPPARGRGAPPPPPSRAPTAAPPPPPPSRSGVVVPPPPPNRMHPPPPPALPSSAPSGPPPPPPLSVPGSMAPPPPPPPPPPPGPPPPPGLPSDGDHQVPTPAGNKAALLDQIREGAQLKKVEQNSRPVSCSGRDALLDQIRQGIQLKSVSDGQESSPPTPAPTSGIVGALMEVMQKRSKAIHSSDEDEDDDDEEDFEDDDEWED; translated from the exons ACTATGTCTTCGGCCGTGGTGCAATTGTATGCAGCCGACCGGAACTGTATGTGGTCAAAGAAGTGCAGTGGCGTTGCGTGCCTTGTTAAGGACAATCCACAGAGAtcatattttttaagaatatttgacATTAAG gatgGGAAGCTATTGTGGGAACAAGAGCTATACAATAACTTTGTATATAATAGTCCTAGAGGATATTTTCATACCTTTGCTGGAGAT ACTTGTCAAGTTGCTCTTAATTTTGCCAATGAAGAAGAAGCAAAAAAATTTCGAAAAGCAGTTACAGATCTGTTGGGTCGGCGACAACGGAAATCTG AGAAAAGACGAGACCCCCCCAATG GTCCCAGTCTACCCATGGCTACAGTTGACATTAAAAatccagaaatcacaacaaacAGATTTTATGGTTCACAAGTCAACAACATCTCCCataccaaagaaaagaagaagggaaaagcTAAAAAGAAGAGGCTCACCAAGGCAGACATTGGCACACCAAGTAATTTCCA GCATATTGGGCATGTTGGTTGGGATCCAAACACAGGTTTTGAT CTGAATAATTTGGACCCAGAGCTAAAGAACCTTTTTGATATGTGTGGAATCTCTGAGGCTCAACTTAAAGACAGAGAAACATCGAAAGTTATATATGACTTTATTGAAAAGACAGGAGGTGTTGAAGCTGTTAAAAATGAACTGCGAAGGCAAG caccaccacctccaccaccatcgCGGGgagggcctcctcctcctccccctcctccacatAGCTcaggccctcctcctcctcctgcccggGGAAGAGgtgctcctcctcccccaccttcaAGAGCTCCTACAgctgcccctcctccaccccctccttCCAGGTCAGGTGTTGTTGTCCCTCCACCTCCTCCCAACAGGATGcaccctcctccaccaccagcgCTGCCCTCCTCAGCACCCTCAGGCCCACCGCCACCTCCGCCTTTGTCTGTGCCAGGTTCCATGGCACCACCCCCTCCACCACCGCCCCCACCTCCACCAGGGCCACCACCCCCACCTGGCCTCCCTTCTGATGGTGACCATCAAGTTCCAACTCCTGCAGGAAACAAAGCAGCTCTTTTAGATCAAATTAGAGAGGGTGCTCAGCTCAAAAAAGTGGAACAGAACAGTCGGCCGGTGTCCTGCTCGGGAAGGGATGCACTTTTAGACCAAATACGACAGGGTATTCAGCTGAAATCT GTATCTGATGGCCAAGAGTCTTCCCCACCCACACCTGCGCCCACTTCAGGAATCGTAGGTGCATTGATGGAAGTGATGCAGAAAAGGAGCAAAGCCATTCATTCTTCAG atgaagatgaagatgatgatgatgaagaagatTTTGAGGATGATGATGAATGGGAAGActga